Proteins encoded in a region of the Methanofollis tationis genome:
- a CDS encoding DEAD/DEAH box helicase — translation MSEVFASLHPTLQGILAHRLGWDDLRPVQEEAALAAAEGNDLLVVAGTAGGKTEAALIPVIDAVLKGGLSGVCCICLSPLKALINDQEERMLTLCTPAGLSVQKWHGDVPKGERSWGGCDPPHILLTTPESLEVILLDPFLAGDLRNLRFVIVDEVHAFAGDLRGVHLRCLLDRLDGAAYRPLQRIGLSATLGNPGEILGWFSGPGRRASLVAVPSPPGKKQFSFLVTDRSGLADTVSRLVSGQRALVFVRSRSEAERLSSALAGTVDGLSVHHSSIPPAARKAAEASLSESGAACVICTSTLELGIDIGGLDLVVQVGPPPSVSSFLQRLGRTGRRGSPARMAFVLADDLDLLVAAATVEAAMRREVEPLRPPVLPYTVFIQQLLLVLLKERRAPRRGVASSLLSCAAFAGIREEDAGAIVDHLLAEGILSADGVFLMLGPVAERTVARVHGRDLLSVFAGAGAFRALTPEGEAAGDLDPRFVAGGVGTVCTLGGRRWRIIALDGDHRIATVVPEGGGPRSSDRRPFWSGAGAPMSPTVARAVQRLLARGSSSLPLGRREQASIHGVAEDIGGGIPHEGFMVRERADGIFILSCHGGRFNRALAALLERALGDGPKIRVSDLWLLVSGVTGPDPAGEVWDALGAVQRWTAADLAVTLPLPASDDWKFGPLLPSSLFVEMVRADHDDCPALAALLARTPLHPLREDICAPGPHLHNE, via the coding sequence GTGTCAGAGGTCTTTGCATCCCTTCATCCGACATTGCAGGGCATACTTGCCCACCGTCTTGGATGGGACGACCTGCGGCCGGTGCAGGAGGAGGCAGCCCTCGCCGCGGCCGAAGGAAACGATCTCCTGGTGGTGGCGGGAACGGCCGGGGGCAAGACCGAAGCGGCGTTGATCCCGGTGATCGACGCCGTCTTAAAGGGTGGCCTCTCCGGTGTCTGCTGCATCTGCCTCTCGCCTCTCAAGGCCCTGATCAACGATCAGGAGGAGCGGATGCTCACCCTCTGTACCCCGGCCGGCCTTTCGGTGCAGAAATGGCACGGCGACGTCCCGAAGGGCGAACGCTCCTGGGGCGGTTGCGACCCACCCCACATCCTCCTCACAACCCCGGAGTCGCTTGAGGTGATCCTCCTCGATCCCTTCCTCGCTGGCGACCTGCGAAACCTCCGCTTCGTCATCGTCGACGAGGTCCACGCCTTTGCCGGCGACCTGCGGGGTGTGCATCTCCGCTGCCTCCTCGACCGTCTCGACGGCGCGGCCTACCGGCCCCTCCAGCGGATCGGGCTCTCGGCGACCCTGGGAAATCCCGGGGAGATCCTCGGATGGTTCTCCGGCCCTGGCCGCCGGGCCAGCCTCGTCGCCGTCCCGTCCCCGCCGGGAAAAAAACAGTTTTCTTTTCTCGTGACCGACCGGTCCGGGCTGGCCGATACTGTTTCCCGCCTGGTCAGCGGCCAGCGCGCCCTCGTCTTTGTCAGGAGCCGGAGCGAGGCCGAAAGGCTCTCATCCGCCCTTGCCGGGACGGTCGATGGCCTCTCTGTCCACCACTCCTCTATCCCTCCAGCCGCCAGAAAGGCCGCCGAGGCATCGCTCTCCGAATCGGGCGCCGCCTGCGTGATCTGCACCAGCACCCTCGAACTCGGCATCGATATCGGCGGCCTCGACCTCGTCGTCCAGGTGGGTCCGCCGCCCTCGGTCTCCTCCTTTCTCCAGAGGCTCGGGCGGACCGGGCGGCGCGGCTCGCCGGCACGGATGGCCTTTGTGCTCGCGGACGACCTCGACCTCCTGGTGGCGGCGGCGACCGTCGAGGCGGCGATGCGCCGCGAGGTCGAGCCCCTCCGCCCCCCGGTCCTGCCGTACACCGTCTTCATCCAGCAACTTCTTCTTGTGCTCCTGAAAGAGCGGCGGGCGCCGCGGCGTGGTGTAGCCTCCTCCCTCCTCTCATGTGCCGCCTTTGCCGGGATCAGGGAAGAGGACGCCGGAGCGATCGTCGATCACCTCCTCGCGGAGGGCATACTCTCGGCAGACGGCGTCTTTCTGATGCTCGGGCCGGTGGCCGAACGCACGGTCGCCCGCGTCCACGGCCGCGACCTCCTCTCGGTCTTCGCGGGCGCCGGCGCCTTCCGCGCTCTCACCCCTGAGGGCGAGGCGGCCGGCGACCTCGATCCCAGGTTTGTGGCCGGGGGTGTCGGGACGGTCTGCACCCTCGGAGGGCGGCGGTGGCGGATCATCGCCCTCGACGGCGACCACCGGATCGCCACCGTCGTCCCTGAGGGCGGCGGCCCCCGGTCCTCAGACCGCCGCCCCTTCTGGTCGGGCGCCGGCGCCCCGATGAGCCCGACAGTCGCCCGCGCCGTCCAGCGCCTCCTCGCCCGCGGCTCCTCCTCCCTCCCCCTCGGGAGGCGGGAACAGGCGTCGATCCATGGGGTTGCCGAGGATATCGGGGGTGGCATCCCTCACGAGGGCTTCATGGTCAGGGAGCGAGCCGATGGTATTTTTATTCTCTCCTGCCATGGGGGGCGGTTTAACCGGGCGCTCGCCGCCCTCTTAGAACGGGCGCTCGGGGACGGGCCGAAGATACGCGTCTCCGATCTCTGGCTCCTCGTCTCAGGGGTGACCGGGCCGGACCCGGCCGGGGAGGTGTGGGACGCCCTCGGTGCGGTGCAACGGTGGACCGCAGCAGACCTCGCCGTCACCCTTCCCCTGCCGGCATCCGATGACTGGAAGTTCGGCCCCCTCCTCCCATCCTCGCTTTTCGTCGAAATGGTCCGCGCCGACCACGACGACTGCCCTGCTCTGGCCGCTCTCCTCGCCCGGACCCCGCTGCACCCCCTGAGAGAAGATATATGTGCGCCGGGCCCTCACCTCCATAACGAATGA
- a CDS encoding 4a-hydroxytetrahydrobiopterin dehydratase, protein MPLSTESVQPIVPGAAPLTRREIMALLPQVPGWAFENGKLKRRFSFGSVGEAAAFIGQVIALGAESADHYPDICLTRYRHVDVFWYTHASGGLTRTDFVLAAKLGEIFGGRTLFG, encoded by the coding sequence ATGCCTCTCAGCACAGAATCGGTGCAGCCGATTGTTCCGGGCGCGGCGCCACTCACCCGCCGGGAGATCATGGCCCTGCTCCCGCAGGTGCCGGGGTGGGCGTTCGAGAACGGGAAGTTGAAGAGACGGTTCTCCTTCGGGTCGGTCGGGGAAGCGGCCGCCTTCATCGGTCAGGTGATCGCCCTCGGCGCCGAGAGCGCGGACCATTACCCTGACATCTGCCTCACCAGGTACAGGCATGTGGACGTCTTCTGGTACACGCACGCCTCGGGCGGCCTCACCCGGACCGATTTCGTGCTCGCCGCAAAACTCGGGGAGATATTCGGGGGAAGGACGTTATTCGGATAG
- the trxA gene encoding thioredoxin codes for MDDELERIRERKRLELASRLSARDGVIEISDHGFAGAIAAHRYLVVDFWAEWCGPCQRVAPEIEALALEFAGRVAFGKCNVDQNPKTARSFGVEVIPTLVFFSNGRPVGRLTGALPRETLRSQVKRAFGLSE; via the coding sequence ATGGACGACGAACTCGAACGGATCAGGGAGAGAAAACGGCTGGAGCTGGCGTCGCGGCTTTCTGCCAGAGACGGCGTGATCGAGATATCGGACCACGGGTTTGCCGGCGCCATCGCCGCTCATCGATATCTTGTCGTGGACTTCTGGGCCGAATGGTGCGGTCCCTGCCAGAGGGTCGCCCCTGAGATCGAGGCGCTCGCTCTGGAGTTTGCGGGGCGGGTCGCCTTCGGGAAATGCAATGTCGACCAAAATCCAAAAACTGCGAGGTCGTTCGGGGTCGAGGTGATACCGACGCTGGTCTTCTTCTCAAACGGCCGGCCGGTCGGGAGGCTCACCGGCGCCCTGCCGCGCGAGACGCTCAGGTCGCAGGTGAAGAGGGCGTTTGGTCTATCCGAATAA